One region of Tamandua tetradactyla isolate mTamTet1 chromosome 6, mTamTet1.pri, whole genome shotgun sequence genomic DNA includes:
- the ZFAND1 gene encoding AN1-type zinc finger protein 1 isoform X1 — protein MAELDIGRHCQVEHCRQRDFLPFVCDGCSGIFCLEHRSRESHGCSEVIATNERLKIDTCTPYPCSFKNCTERELVPVICPYCEKNFCLRHRHQSDHECEKLEIPQPRMAATQKLVKDIIDSKTGQAVSKRRKGAKNSETAAKVALLKLKMHADGDKSLPQTERIYFQVFLPKGSKEKSKPMFFCHRWSIGKVIDFAASLASLKNDNNKSIAKKLRLCHITSGEALPLDHTLETWICNEDCPLYNGGSIVLEYLNDEEQFLKNVDSYLE, from the exons attttcttccATTTGTATGTGATGGTTGTTCAGGAATATTTTG cctGGAGCACAGAAGCAGGGAGTCACATGGCTGTTCTGag GTAATTGCAACCAATGAGAGACTGAAGATAGATACATGTACACCTTATCCATGTTCATTCAAGAACTGTACTGAAAGAGAGCTTGTGCCAGTTATATGTCCTTATTGTGAGAAGAATTTTTGCCTGAG GCACCGTCATCAGTCAGATCATGAATGTGAAAAATTGGAAATCCCTCAGCCTCGTATGGCTGCCACTCAGAAACTTGTTAAAGACATTATTG ATTCCAAAACAGGACAGGCAGTGAGTAAACGACGGAAAGGTGCAAAAAATAGTGAAACAGCTGCAAAGGTTGCATTGCTGAAATTAAAGATGCATGCTGATGGGGATAAATCATTGCCACAG ACGGAAAGAATTTACTTTCAGGTTTTCTTACCTaaaggaagcaaagaaaagagCAAACCAATGTTCTTTTGCCACCGATGGAGCATTGGAAAGGTCATAGACTTTGCAGCTTCTTTAGCCAGTCTTAAAAATGACAATAACAAATCAATAGCTAAG AAATTAAGGTTATGTCACATTACTTCAGGAGAAGCCTTACCCTTGGATCATACTTTGGAAACATGGATTTGTAATGAGGATTGTCCTTTATATAATGGTGGAAGTATTGTATTGGAATATCTTAATGATGAGGAACAATTCTTAAAAAATGTAGATTCTTACTTGGAATAG
- the ZFAND1 gene encoding AN1-type zinc finger protein 1 isoform X2, whose amino-acid sequence MAELDIGRHCQVEHCRQRAWSTEAGSHMAVLRHRHQSDHECEKLEIPQPRMAATQKLVKDIIDSKTGQAVSKRRKGAKNSETAAKVALLKLKMHADGDKSLPQTERIYFQVFLPKGSKEKSKPMFFCHRWSIGKVIDFAASLASLKNDNNKSIAKKLRLCHITSGEALPLDHTLETWICNEDCPLYNGGSIVLEYLNDEEQFLKNVDSYLE is encoded by the exons cctGGAGCACAGAAGCAGGGAGTCACATGGCTGTTCTGag GCACCGTCATCAGTCAGATCATGAATGTGAAAAATTGGAAATCCCTCAGCCTCGTATGGCTGCCACTCAGAAACTTGTTAAAGACATTATTG ATTCCAAAACAGGACAGGCAGTGAGTAAACGACGGAAAGGTGCAAAAAATAGTGAAACAGCTGCAAAGGTTGCATTGCTGAAATTAAAGATGCATGCTGATGGGGATAAATCATTGCCACAG ACGGAAAGAATTTACTTTCAGGTTTTCTTACCTaaaggaagcaaagaaaagagCAAACCAATGTTCTTTTGCCACCGATGGAGCATTGGAAAGGTCATAGACTTTGCAGCTTCTTTAGCCAGTCTTAAAAATGACAATAACAAATCAATAGCTAAG AAATTAAGGTTATGTCACATTACTTCAGGAGAAGCCTTACCCTTGGATCATACTTTGGAAACATGGATTTGTAATGAGGATTGTCCTTTATATAATGGTGGAAGTATTGTATTGGAATATCTTAATGATGAGGAACAATTCTTAAAAAATGTAGATTCTTACTTGGAATAG